CCCGCAGGTCCCAATGAGCGCAAAATAATACCGGACCCCACGCCGATGATGATGCCCGCCGTCAATGCGCTGAGAATCATGTCATTAACCGGAAAAACCGGAAAAGGCCAGAACATGACCCCCGAAAAAATACATACGCCTGCAAGACTGTAAATGAGGAATCGGCGGCCGACAAACATCCAGCCGAACGCAAACAGGGGGATATTCAAAAAAAAATAAATCAAACCCACCGGCAATGACGGCACAAAATAATGAAACAACAGCGCCAAACCCGTTGCACCCCCTGCCAAAAACTGTTTCGGGATCAGAACGCTCTTGATGGCTGCAGCGCAGAGAACGCTGCCGACAAAAACAAGAAAAATATTCCAACATATCTTTAGAATCGAACGATCGTTTTTTTGATCTAACATGATAATTCCAACAATTCGGTTTGCCTGGTGCAGCAAGTAAAGGGTTTCGCGAATGGACCTCTTTCAGCGAACCATCAGACCGGTTCTGTTGCCAAACGCTGCAAAATAGAGTTTTCTAGTGGTGAATGCAACCAGTTCAAATATCAGGGAGAGGATTAATCCCAGGAGCAAACCGCATACGATTGCCTCGTGGTTTAACGGAACCGTGTAAGAAAACTCTGTGATGGTTTCTTGTAGAACGTCATTATCGGCATAAAATATCACATGAAATATTTTCCTAAAAAGCGATCTGTCCAACGCCTTTAATTCGGCAAAAAATCCCTGCTGCCGTTTATATATCTGTTTGATATTTTTGGCATCATCTTTAAAAACGGTATCCGTGCTTGAGACATAATGCGCCAGCAACGCTTCGACATTTCCCCCAAAATGTTTATCAGCGGTCTGTTGATAGCCGCTGAAATTCA
The window above is part of the Desulfobacterales bacterium genome. Proteins encoded here:
- a CDS encoding YitT family protein — protein: MLDQKNDRSILKICWNIFLVFVGSVLCAAAIKSVLIPKQFLAGGATGLALLFHYFVPSLPVGLIYFFLNIPLFAFGWMFVGRRFLIYSLAGVCIFSGVMFWPFPVFPVNDMILSALTAGIIIGVGSGIILRSLGPAGGLDILSVILYKRFSIRPGNTVLCFNGLLLLSASVRIPLEMIL
- a CDS encoding DUF2937 family protein; translated protein: MKLIKEYTRLITFAVGILIGVQVPNFIDQYAKRISAHYIEAKVNFSGYQQTADKHFGGNVEALLAHYVSSTDTVFKDDAKNIKQIYKRQQGFFAELKALDRSLFRKIFHVIFYADNDVLQETITEFSYTVPLNHEAIVCGLLLGLILSLIFELVAFTTRKLYFAAFGNRTGLMVR